Proteins from a single region of Calypte anna isolate BGI_N300 chromosome 26, bCalAnn1_v1.p, whole genome shotgun sequence:
- the LRIG2 gene encoding leucine-rich repeats and immunoglobulin-like domains protein 2 → MRVAGLGVRASRGVSTLTRARTGTRTGTRTLLVLPLLVAALWMRAGAEACAAPCSCRRGLLDCSRYRLPGGPGLRRIPPLPAGTTGLDLSHNNLLSSNWSIDLSAHTLQEVKMNYNELSEIPYFGETTSNITLLSLVHNTIPEINAEQLQAYLSLENLDLSSNLISEIKAASFPRMQLKYLNLSNNRITTLEVGCLDNLSSSLMVVKLNRNRISVIPPKIFKLPHVQFLELKRNRIKIVESLTFQGLESLKSLKMQRNGISRLMDGAFFGLGNIEELELEHNNLTEVNKGWLYGLRTLQQLYVSQNAINRISPDAWEFCQRLSELDLSYNQLTRLKESAFVGLGLLEKLNLGDNHISHIADGVFRGLTNLRTLDLRNNEISWAIEDANEAFVGLSRLDKLILQGNQIKSITKKAFSGLEGLEHLDLSNNAVMSIQENAFSQAHLKELILNTSSLLCDCQLKWLPQWLTDSQLQEAVNVSCAHPEWLAGQSLLSVDPDDFVCDNFPKPQIRVHPETTVALRGMNVTLTCSAVSSSDSPMSTAWRKDSEVLYDAEVENFARYQQQSGEVVEYTTVLHLFNVNFTDEGKYQCIITNHFGSNYSNKAKLTVNELPSFLKTPMDLTIRTGAMARLECAAEGHPTPQISWQKDGGTDFPAARERRMHVMPEDDVFFIANVKIEDMGIYSCMAQNIAGGLSANATLTVLETPSFVRPLEDRTVTRGETAVLQCIAGGSPAPRLNWTKDDGPLAVTERHFFAAANQLLIIVDAGLEDAGKYTCIMSNTLGTERGHIYLHVLASPNCDSSQGGIVHEEDGWTTIGIVIIVVVCCVVGTSLVWVIVIYHMRRKNEDYSITNTEEMNLPADIPSYLSSQGTLSEPQEGYSNSEAGSHQQLMPPAGSYVHKGTEGGTAPLVICSDCYDNANIYSRTRDYCPYAYISEEDPLDQTLPNLMVQMPKETYTARTQHETSTLDSLLAERDMSVFLTNHDKISENKISSQQMNEPFQLPLWGVNKDLGLSHAHFLHQPSARETPRPLRSEGVPESDPEQAASPRPCHRLHEHSFDFSRTRNIHDYSETT, encoded by the exons ATGCGGGTGGCGGGGTTGGGCGTGCGGGCCTCCCGCGGGGTATCGACCCTCACCCGGGCCCGGACCGGTACCCGCACCGGTACCCGGACCCTGCTGGTGCTGCCGCTGCTGGTTGCGGCGCTGTGGATGCGGGCGGGCGCTGAGGCCTGCGCCGCGCCCTGCTCCTGCCGCCGCGGCCTGCTGGACTGCAGCCGGTACCGCCTGCCCGGCGGGCCGGGACTGCGGAGGATCCCGCCGCTGCCTGCCGGCACCACGGGGCT GGATTTAAGTCATAATAATTTACTGTCATCCAACTGGAGCATTGATTTGTCTGCTCATACACTACAAGAAGT gaaaatgaatTACAATGAGCTAAGTGAAATTCCATATTTTGGAGAAACAACTTCTAATATAACCCTTCTCTCATT GGTACACAATACCATTCCAGAAATAAACGCTGAGCAACTCCAAGCTTACCTTTCATTGGAAAATCTAGATCTTAGTTCTAATCTTATCTCAGAAATcaaagctgcttcttttccaaGGATGCAACTGAAATACCT GAATCTGAGTAACAACAGAATAACTACTCTAGAAGTAGGCTGTCTTGATAACTTATCTAGCTCACTAATGGTGGTAAAGCTGAACAGAAATAGGATTAGTGTGATTCCACCAAAGATCTTCAAATTGCCTCACGTGCAGTTCCT GGAACTGAAAAGGAACCGAATTAAAATAGTGGAAAGTCTTACATTCCAAGGACTGGAATCCTTAAAATCCTTGAAAATGCAGCGCAATGGGATTAGCAGACTAATGGATGGGGCATTCTTTGGCCTGGGTAATATAGAAGAATT AGAACTGGAACATAATAACTTAACAGAAGTAAACAAAGGCTGGCTGTATGGTCTGCGGACACTGCAACAACTCTATGTGAGCCAGAATGCCATTAACAGGATCAGCCCAGATGCATGGGAGTTCTGCCAGAGGCTTTCTGAGCT AGACTTGTCATACAACCAGCTAACTCGCCTCAAGGAATCTGCCTTTGTGGGACTTGGTTTGTTGGAGAAACTAAACCTGGGTGACAATCACATCAGTCACATTGCAGATGGAGTTTTTAGAGGTCTGACAAATCTTCGAACCTT GGATTTGCGGAACAATGAGATCTCCTGGGCCATAGAAGATGCAAATGAAGCATTTGTGGGACTCAGCAGGCTGGATAAACT AATCTTGCAAGGAAACCAGATTAAGTCGATTACCAAAAAAGCATTCTCTGGTCTTGAAGGACTTGAACATCT AGACTTAAGCAACAATGCAGTTATGTCCATccaagaaaatgcattttctcaggCACACCTGAAGGAGCT AATTCTGAACACCAGCAGCCTGCTTTGTGACTGCCAGCTGAAGTGGCTGCCACAGTGGCTCACTGACAGCCAGCTACAGGAGGCTGTAAATGTGAGCTGTGCTCACCCTGAGTGGTTGGCAGGACAAAGCCTTCTCAGTGTGGACCCTGATGATTTTGTCtgtg ataacTTCCCTAAACCCCAGATCAGGGTGCATCCTGAGACCACTGTGGCTCTGCGGGGCATGAACGTGACTCTGACCTGCAGTGCTGTCAGCAGCAGTGACTCCCCCATGTCCACAGCCTGGCGCAAGGACAGTGAGGTCTTGTATGATGCAGAGGTGGAGAATTTTGCCAGGTATCAGCAGCAAAGTGGTGAGGTGGTCGAGTACACCACTGTCCTGCATCTTTTCAATGTGAATTTCACTGATGAAGGAAAGTATCAGTGCATCATCACCAATCACTTCGGCTCCAATTACTCCAACAAAGCCAAGCTGACTGTTAATG AGCTGCCCTCATTCCTCAAAACCCCCATGGATCTCACCATCCGCACTGGGGCCATGGCCCGGCTGGAGTGTGCTGCTGAGGGCCACCCTACTCCTCAGATCTCCTGGCAGAAAGATGGTGGCACAGACTTCCCTGCTGCAAGAGAGAGGAGGATGCATGTCATGCCTGAGGATGATGTATTCTTTATTGCAAATGTGAAGATAGAGGACATGGGAATCTACAGCTGTATGGCACAGAACATCGCAGGGGGGTTGTCAGCAAATGCCACGCTGACTGTGTTGG AAACTCCCTCCTTTGTTAGGCCCCTGGAAGACAGGACAGTGACACGAGGTGAAACTGCTGTCCTGCAGTGCATAGCTGGGGGCAGCCCTGCCCCACGCCTCAACTGGACCAAAGATGATGGCCCTCTGGCAGtcacagaaagacatttttttgcTGCAGCAAATCAGCTTCTCATCATTGTGGATGCTGGACTGGAGGATGCTGGGAAGTACACCTGCATTATGTCCAACACCCTGGGCACTGAGCGTGGCCACATCTACCTACATGTCTTGGCTTCCCCAAACTGTGACTCTTCCCAGGGTGGCATTGTCCACGAGGAGGATGGATGGACAACCATAGGTATTGTGATCATTGTTGTGGTGTGCTGCGTGGTGGGAACATCCCTGGTGTGGGTGATTGTCATCTATCACATGAGAAGGAAGAATGAAGATTACAGCATCACTAACACAG AAGAGATGAACCTTCCTGCAGACATTCCCAGCTACCTGTCCTCCCAGGGAACTCTGTCAGAGCCCCAGGAAGGCTACAGCAACTCAGAGGCAGGAAGCCACCAGCAGCTGATGCCTCCAGCTGGTAGCTATGTTCACAAAGGCACAGAGG GTGGCACAGCACCACTGGTGATCTGCTCAGACTGCTATGACAATGCAAACATCTACTCAAGGACACGAGACTACTGTCCCTATGCCTACATCTCAGAGGAGGATCCCTTGGATCAAACTCTCCCAAATCTCATGGTGCAGATGCCTAAGGAAACGTACACAGCACGCACCCAGCATGAAACCAGTACCCTTGATAGTCTCTTAGCAGAGAGAGACATGTCTGTTTTCCTTACCAACCACGACaaaataagtgaaaataaaatctcctcCCAGCAGATGAATG aacCCTTTCAGCTTCCCTTATGGGGAGTGAACAAAGACCTGGGGCTCTCCCATGCACACTTTCTGCATCAGCCATCAGCCCGTGAGACCCCGCGGCCTCTCCGGAGTGAGGGTGTTCCTGAGAGTGACCCTGAGCAAGCTGCTTCACCCAGACCTTGCCACAGGTTACATGAACACAGCTTTGATTTTAGCAGGACACGGAACATTCATGACTACAGTGAAACCACGTAA